One Schistocerca piceifrons isolate TAMUIC-IGC-003096 chromosome 11, iqSchPice1.1, whole genome shotgun sequence genomic window carries:
- the LOC124719870 gene encoding uncharacterized protein LOC124719870, protein MPDNSVIEINRTEIIIFYDESSNIDRPPYTSNSERPDITIDNMDVVVVNDSAEFEVPSTPVVSGAYSTTPKVRKMRKSDSNPLLNTVLENLNSKLTKKALDPSPHDALGHFIVEELSRIRNPMTVRDTKHKILKFIMEAQIMDDNC, encoded by the exons ATGCCTGACAACTCAGTGATAGAAATCAACAGGACtgagatcataattttttatgatgaGAGTAGTAAT ATCGATAGACCACCATATACATCAAATAGTGAACGCCCAGATATCACAATTGAT AATATGGATGTGGTGGTAGTTAAcgacagtgctgaatttgaggtgccTAGTACTCCAGTGGTTTCTGGTGCATATTCCACTACACCAAAAGTTCGGAAGATGAGAAAGAGTGATAGTAATCCCTTACTAAATACAGTACTGGAGAACTTAAACTCAAAATTAACCAAAAAGGCATTAGACCCATCTCCACATGATGCTTTGGGACACTTCATTGTTGAAGAGTTGTCCAGAATAagaaatccaatgactgtgagaGATACAAAACATAAGATACTGAAATTTATCATGGAAGCTCAAATAATGGATGATAATTGTTGA